Proteins encoded together in one Bacteroides zoogleoformans window:
- a CDS encoding RagB/SusD family nutrient uptake outer membrane protein, translating to MKRLKYSAYVLCAFAMLGMSSCFNLDETPYSEIVEEEYVPTEADEVSLLATTYSKLRYVMDWYGLFDLQEEPGDVIVTPTRPNGWDDGGTYKQMHKHTWDNQQGQPQSTWSVCFEGIANANKILKRADEGFFAENSKPKVVAEVRAIRALWYSILCDTHGNVPIQTTFSEDIPMQSTRKEVFDFIIKELKEVMPELSVAVDKTTYGRLTQWGAKCLMARMYLNAGVYTGTPMWSECLEQCDEIINSNLFRLESNYTDIFKTDNAACVETIFAIPYDEVYNSGSNNGPVFGAHMKFLSSNSRKVFDMQSTPWGGSAANPQFINSYDNSDMRLKYSWLQGDQYSPDGVLITTFPNRLPSIYKTGTDDGYRIGKYEIKIGAKSLLSNDFPYFRYAEVLLMKAECLLRLGRDEAEAANLVSQIRERAFRGSAHPERATVDVAWLKGDTHIRYGTLDENGNVDAAGNTDPVELGGLYDEWGWEFAAEARRRIDMIRFGTFQKKSWFNHTPAENDLNGNSILFPIHLEDLNKNLNLQQNPGYAGR from the coding sequence ATGAAACGATTAAAATATAGCGCTTATGTACTCTGCGCATTTGCGATGCTCGGTATGAGCAGTTGTTTTAACTTGGATGAGACACCTTATTCGGAAATTGTTGAAGAAGAATATGTGCCGACCGAAGCCGATGAAGTCTCATTGTTGGCTACCACCTATTCCAAACTTCGCTATGTGATGGATTGGTATGGTTTGTTCGACCTGCAAGAAGAGCCCGGTGACGTTATCGTCACCCCTACTCGCCCCAATGGATGGGACGATGGCGGCACTTACAAACAGATGCACAAGCATACATGGGATAATCAACAGGGACAGCCTCAAAGCACCTGGTCTGTTTGCTTCGAGGGTATTGCCAATGCCAATAAGATATTGAAACGTGCCGATGAAGGTTTCTTTGCGGAAAACAGCAAACCGAAAGTCGTGGCTGAAGTAAGGGCCATCCGTGCGCTTTGGTACTCGATTCTTTGTGATACCCACGGCAACGTCCCGATTCAGACGACCTTCAGTGAGGATATTCCTATGCAATCTACCCGTAAAGAGGTCTTTGATTTCATTATCAAAGAGCTGAAAGAGGTGATGCCGGAGTTGTCTGTGGCCGTAGATAAGACTACCTATGGACGACTGACTCAATGGGGAGCGAAATGCCTGATGGCCCGTATGTATTTGAATGCCGGTGTGTATACAGGTACTCCGATGTGGAGTGAATGCCTGGAACAATGTGATGAGATTATCAACAGCAATTTATTCCGGTTGGAATCGAACTATACGGATATCTTCAAGACAGACAATGCGGCCTGTGTGGAAACGATTTTTGCCATTCCATACGATGAGGTTTATAACTCGGGTAGCAACAACGGGCCGGTGTTCGGGGCGCACATGAAGTTTCTGTCTTCAAACAGCCGCAAAGTATTCGATATGCAATCCACTCCATGGGGAGGTTCGGCGGCAAATCCTCAGTTTATCAATAGCTATGACAATAGTGATATGCGGTTGAAGTATTCTTGGTTGCAAGGCGATCAATATAGTCCCGACGGCGTCTTGATTACCACATTCCCCAATAGACTGCCGAGCATTTATAAGACAGGAACAGATGACGGCTACCGTATAGGCAAGTATGAAATAAAAATAGGAGCCAAGAGCCTGCTGAGCAATGACTTTCCGTATTTCCGTTACGCGGAAGTATTGTTGATGAAAGCCGAATGCCTGCTCCGTTTAGGAAGGGATGAAGCGGAAGCCGCTAACCTTGTGTCACAAATTCGCGAACGCGCTTTCCGCGGGTCGGCTCATCCGGAAAGAGCAACGGTTGATGTAGCTTGGCTGAAGGGGGATACGCATATACGATATGGCACACTTGATGAGAATGGGAATGTGGATGCGGCAGGCAACACCGATCCTGTAGAATTAGGCGGACTTTATGATGAATGGGGTTGGGAGTTTGCGGCCGAAGCTCGCCGCCGCATCGATATGATTCGGTTTGGAACCTTCCAAAAGAAGAGTTGGTTTAATCATACTCCGGCAGAGAACGATTTGAATGGGAATTCCATCTTATTCCCTATTCATTTGGAAGATTTGAATAAGAATCTTAATCTGCAACAGAATCCGGGCTATGCAGGCAGATAA